A region of the Stutzerimonas stutzeri genome:
ATAGCCGCGATGGGCCAGCTCGCCCGGCAGGTATTCGCCGAGCAGGCCATAGGCGAGGAATAGCCCGCAGATGATCGGCAGGGCGATACCCATGACGCGGCGCGCCGCCTCGAACACCAGCACGATCAGTGTCAGGCCCACCACCATGTCGGCAGTGGTCATGTCGCCGGAGCGCTGGATCAGATCGGCTTCGAAATACCACTGGTAGAAGAAGGTGGCGAAACCGGCCAGGCCAAGCACCCAGGCCACTGGCTGGAACGGCTTGCCGTTGCCACGCGCCGGGTAGCAGAGGAACACCAGCAGCAACAGGAAGCCGACGTGACCGGCGCGCAGCACCTGGCTCGACACAGGGTGAAAGGCGGCGGTGACGATCTGATAGATGGAGAACAGCAGGGCGACGTAGAACAGCGCCCTCGGCCATTCGCTGGGGCTGGCATGCAGCCCTTGGCTTTCGCTCATGGGAATCACTCTCTCACTGCAAGGGGATGCCTGTAGAAGCAGGTTTGCCGACTAGGCGACGCGGGCAAGCCTGCTGCTACAAGGAGCGGGCTGGAGCAGGCGTTAAGGCCTGCTCTGCCCGTCTGGTTACTTGAGTACCCCGGCTTCCTTGTAGAAGCGCTCGGCACCCGGATGCAGCGGAATCGGCAGGTTCTGGGTGGCGTTTTCCAGCTTGATGTCCTTGGCCGCAGAGTGGGCGTTGCCCAGTGCAGACAGGTTGTCGAACATCAGCTTGGTCATCTGATAAGCCACTTCATCGGAGACCTTCTCGTGGGTCACCAGGATGTTGGTGATGGCCACGGTGGGAACGTCGGCGTCCTGACCGTCGTAGGTGCCGGCCGGGATCACGCCCGCCAGATAGGCGTCGCTGGCGATCTTCTCGACCACTTCGGCCGGGATCTCGACGAAAGTCACCGGCATGGTGCTGGCCAGGTCGCGGATGGCGGCCATGCCCAGGCCCGAGGACTGCAGGGTGGCGTCCAGCTGGCGGTTCTTGATCAGCTCGACCGACTCGGCGTAGGGCAGGAATTCGACGCGGCCCATGTCCTTGTAGTCCAGACCGGCGGCCTTGAAGATCGCACGGGCGTTGAGCTCAGTGCCGGACTTCGGCGCGCCGACGGAGATGCGCTTGCCCTTCAGGTCTTCCAGGGTCTTGATGCCCGATTCGGCGCTGGCGACGATCTGAATGTAGTTGTTGTAGGTGCCGGCGATGGCGCGCAGACGCTTGAGCGGAGCCTTGAAGCCGGCGTCTTCGACACCGTTCCAGGCGTCATCCACGGAATCACCCAGGGAGAAGGCCAGTTCGCCACGACCGGCTTGCAGCAGGTTTAGGTTTTCCACCGAAGCCTTGGTGGCCTGTACCGAGGTCTTGGCGCCGTCGATCTTGTTGTACTGCTGCGACAGGGCCACGCCGATCGGGTAGTACACACCGCTGGTGCCGCCGGTGAGGATGTTGATGAAGGTCGGCGCAGCGACGGCTGCAGTGCTGGCGGTGAAGGCTGCAGCGGCAGCAAGCAGGCCCAGGCGTTTGGTCAGTCTCATGGGTGGATCTCCGTTTCGTTGTTATTGGCTTACGCAGCATGGATGACGATAGACGATGCCGCGTTCGGGAACGCGCCAGACGAGCAAGCGGAGGGGCGATGGCTCCGGGGCAGGACCCGGACGTGTGATATCGCTGGCAGCTCTTCTTGTCGTTGGAATCGCATCGAGCACATTGCCATTAGCAGAAGCCGTGCCAGCTAACGTGAAGGCTCTAGACTGCGGGTGATGGCTCACCTCCAGCCCGCTATCGGCGGAAATCCGCCTATAGCTAGCCATTGATAGGCGGGTTCTCGCTCATGTGCTGGCGAACCTTGCCGCCACCCGGCCTTCGAATGCCTGACGGGATGGGAGGGTGCATGGCAGGTGAAGTCGCGGCAGAAGATCTGGGCATCGACGTGGCTCAGGGCGAAGTCGAGCTGTTCAAATGGTTCATTGCCAGTTTCTTGTTTGGCAAGCGTATCCAGCGCGGCATTGCAGCCGAGGCGCATCGGGTGCTTGTCGAGCGCAATCATCTCGATACGCCGAGCAAGCTGCTTGGTTGCGGACATCGCAGGCTGGTGCAGCTGCTCGGCCAGGCTCGCTACGTGCGTTACGACGAATCCACTGCAGCGCGGCTGCTGAAACTATGCGAAAAGCTGGAAAGCGAGTATTCAGGCAGCCTGAGTCGCCTGCGCGAGCTTGGTGAGACACGCAGCGGGGTGGAAAGGCGTCTGCAGGAATTCGAAGGAGTGGGACCGAAGACCGTCGAGATCTTCATGCGTGAGGCGGCGCGGGTCTGGTTTGTGAGCGCGCCGGACGGCGCTTGCCAAGGCCAACCGAACGGTTAGAGTGGCGCCATTGCACTGCCGAAGTCCGCCATGCGCATTTTCCTGCTCGCCTTCAGTCTGCTCCTGCCCATCGCGGCCAGCGCCGCGCCGGCGCCCTATCACCAATGGCAGAGCAAGCTCGACGGCACCATCATCTGCCGCCAGACCTCCCCGGGCGAAGGCTGGGAGCAGCTCGACGGCCGACCCTTCCGCGACCTCAATTGCACCATGCCCGCTGCGCGCATCGACCGCCCGAGCAGCGTGCCGGGGTTCCGTCCGCAGCCGGGACGCTGAGTTGGCCGGCACTTTCCGGGCCTGCATATCGAACGCTGACGCCGCTTCACATAGACGCCTGCCGGCGATTGCGTCCTTGGCACTGTAAATCGGCGGGCTGAAGCCCACCCTACAACGCACCCACCATCGTCCCCCAGGCTGGCCGGGC
Encoded here:
- a CDS encoding TAXI family TRAP transporter solute-binding subunit → MRLTKRLGLLAAAAAFTASTAAVAAPTFINILTGGTSGVYYPIGVALSQQYNKIDGAKTSVQATKASVENLNLLQAGRGELAFSLGDSVDDAWNGVEDAGFKAPLKRLRAIAGTYNNYIQIVASAESGIKTLEDLKGKRISVGAPKSGTELNARAIFKAAGLDYKDMGRVEFLPYAESVELIKNRQLDATLQSSGLGMAAIRDLASTMPVTFVEIPAEVVEKIASDAYLAGVIPAGTYDGQDADVPTVAITNILVTHEKVSDEVAYQMTKLMFDNLSALGNAHSAAKDIKLENATQNLPIPLHPGAERFYKEAGVLK